A part of Neovison vison isolate M4711 chromosome 6, ASM_NN_V1, whole genome shotgun sequence genomic DNA contains:
- the RPL18A gene encoding 60S ribosomal protein L18a: MKASGTLREYKVVGRCLPTPKCRTPPLYRMRIFAPNHVVAKSRFWYFVSQLKKMKKSSGEIVYCGQVFEKSPLRVKNFGIWLRYDSRSGTHNMYREYRDLTTAGAVTQCYRDMGARHRARAHSIQIMKVEEIAASKCRRPAVKQFHDSKIKFPLPHRVLRRQHKPRFTTKRPNTFF; the protein is encoded by the exons ATGAAGGCCTCGGGCACA CTGCGAGAATACAAGGTGGTGGGGCGCTGCCTGCCCACCCCCAAATGTCGCACTCCGCCGCTGTATCGCATGCGAATCTTTGCACCTAATCACGTGGTCGCCAAGTCCCGCTTTTGGTACTTTGTGTCTCAGCTGAAAAAGATGAAGAAGTCCTCAGGGGAAATCGTCTACTGTGGACAG GTGTTCGAGAAATCCCCCTTGCGAGTGAAGAACTTCGGCATCTGGCTGCGCTATGACTCGAGAAGCGGTACCCACAACATGTACCGGGAGTACCGGGACCTGACCACCGCGGGCGCCGTCACCCAGTGCT ACCGAGACATGGGCGCCCGACACCGTGCCCGAGCGCACTCGATCCAGATCATGAAGGTGGAGGAGATTGCAGCCAGCAAGTGCCGCCGGCCAGCAGTCAAGCAGTTCCAC gactccaagatcaagtTCCCACTGCCCCACCGGGTCCTGCGTCGCCAGCACAAGCCACGCTTCACCACCAAGAGGCCCAACACCTTCTTTTAG
- the JAK3 gene encoding tyrosine-protein kinase JAK3 isoform X3 translates to MAPPSEETPLIPQRSCSLSSSEAGALHVLLPPRGPGPPQRLSFSYGDHSAEELCVWAAKASGILPVYHSLFALATEDLSCWFPPSHIFSVEDSSTQVLVYRLRFYFPNWFGLEKCHRFGLRKDLASAVLDLPVLEHLFAQHRNDLVSGRLSVGLSLKEQGECLSLAVLDLAQMAREQVQQPEELLKTVSYKVCLPPDLRDLIQGLSFVTRKRIRRTVRRALRRVTACQADRHSLMAKYIMDLERLDPARAVETFPVNLPGAAGGEDAQGLLRVAGDSGIAWSSGGQEALQPFCDFPEIVDISIKQAPCVGPAGEHRLVTVTRTDNQILEAEFPGLPAALSFVALVDGYFRLISDSRHFFCKEVAPPRLLEEVAEQCHGPITLDFAINKLKTQGSRPGSYVLRRSPQDFDCFLLTVCVQTPLGPDYKGCLIRCDPTGTFSLAGLGRPHSSLRELLAACWDGGLHVDGVALSLTFCCTPKPKEKSNLIVVRRGCSPPTSSPLQTQSQGQLSQMTFHKIPADSLEWHENLGHGSFTKIYRGCRHEVVEGEARKTEVLLKVMNAKHKNCMESFLEAASLMSQVSYQHLVLLHGVCMAGDSIMVQEFAHLGALDTYLRKSGHLVPASWKLQVIKQLAYALNYLEDKGLPHGNVSARKVLLAREGADGNLPFIKLSDPGVSPAVLSLEMLTDRIPWVAPECLLEPRTLGLEADKWGFGATVWEVFSGIPIPISTLDPAKKLQFYKEQQQLPAPKWMELAMLIQQCMAYEAGQRPSFRAIIRDLNSLITSDYELLSDPTPGALTPRDGLWNGAQLYAYQDPTIFEERHLKYISQLGKGNFGSVELCRYDPLGDNTGALVAVKQLQHSGPDQQRDFQREIQTLKALHSDFIVKYRGVSYGPASPPIT, encoded by the exons ATGGCGCCTCCAAGCGAGGAGACACCCCTGATCCCTCAACGTTCCTGCAGCCTCTCATCTTCAGAGGCAGGTGCCCTGCATGTGCTGCTGCCCCCTCGGGGCCCTGGACCCCCACAGCGCCTATCCTTCTCCTATGGGGACCATTCAGCTGAAGAGCTGTGTGTTTGGGCTGCTAAGGCCAGTG GCATCCTGCCTGTGTACCACTCCCTCTTTGCCCTGGCCACGGAGGACCTGTCCTGCTGGTTCCCCCCGAGCCATATCTTCTCCGTGGAGGACTCAAGCACCCAAGTCCTGGTCTACAGGCTCCG CTTTTACTTCCCCAACTGGTTTGGGCTAGAGAAGTGCCACCGCTTTGGGCTGCGCAAGGACTTGGCCAGCGCCGTCCTTGACCTACCAGTCCTGGAGCACCTCTTCGCTCAG CATCGAAATGACCTGGTGAGTGGCCGCCTCTCCGTGGGCCTCAGTCTCAAGGAGCAGGGGGAATGTCTCAGCCTGGCGGTGCTGGACCTGGCCCAGATGGCCCGCGAGCAGGTTCAGCAACCCGAGGAGCTGCTGAAGACTGTCAG CTATAAGGTCTGCCTGCCCCCCGACCTGCGCGACCTGATTCAGGGCCTGAGCTTCGTGACGCGGAAGCGCATCCGGAGGACCGTGCGCCGGGCCCTGCGCCGTGTGACTGCCTGCCAGGCTGACAGGCACTCGCTCATGGCCAAGTACATCATGGACCTGGAGAGGCTCGACCCGGCCAGGGCGGTCGAGACCTTCCCCGTGAACCTCCCCGGGGCTGCCGGTGGTGAGGATGCGCAGGGGCTGCTCCGAGTGGCTGGTGACAGCGGCATCGCCtggagttctggaggacaggag GCCCTCCAGCCCTTCTGCGACTTTCCAGAAATTGTGGACATCAGCATCAAGCAGGCTCCGTGTGTTGGCCCGGCCGGGGAGCACCGCCTGGTCACCGTCACCAGGACGGACAACCAGATCCTG GAGGCGGAGTTCCCGGGGCTGCCCGCCGCGTTGTCCTTCGTGGCGCTTGTCGATGGCTACTTCCGGCTGATCTCCgactccaggcacttcttctgcaAGGAGGTTGCGCCGCCACGGCTGCTGGAGGAAGTGGCCGAGCAGTGCCACGGCCCCATCAC cctggaTTTTGCCATCAACAAACTCAAGACCCAGGGCTCACGTCCCGGCTCCTACGTTCTCCGCCGCAGTCCCCAGGATTTtgactgcttcctcctcactgtcTGTGTTCAG ACCCCCCTGGGTCCTGATTACAAGGGCTGCCTCATCCGCTGTGACCCCACAGGAACCTTCTCCCTGGCTGGCCTCGGCCGTCCCCACAGCAGTCTTCGAGAGCTCTTGGCAGCCTGCTGGGATGGCGGGCTGCACGTGGATGGGGTTGCGCTAAGCCTCACTTTCTGCTGCACCCCCAAACCCAAAG AAAAGTCCAACCTGATTGTGGTACGGAGGGGTTGTAGCCCACCCACATCATCCCCTCTTCAGACCCAATCCCAAGGACAGCTGAGTCAGATGACGTTTCACAAGATCCCTGCTGACAGCCTGGAGTGG CATGAGAACCTGGGTCATGGATCGTTCACCAAGATTTACCGGGGTTGTCGCCATGAGGTCGTGGAGGGGGAGGCCCGGAAGACAGAGGTGCTGCTCAAAGTGATGAATGCCAAGCATAAAAACTGCATGGAG TCATTTCTGGAAGCTGCGAGTCTGATGAGCCAAGTGTCATACCAGCACCTCGTGTTGCTCCATGGCGTGTGCATGGCTGGAGACA GTATCATGGTGCAGGAATTTGCACACCTGGGAGCCCTGGACACCTACCTGCGCAAGTCTGGCCACCTGGTGCCAGccagctggaagctgcaggtgatCAAACAGCTGGCCTATGCCCTCAACTATCTG GAGGACAAAGGCCTCCCCCATGGCAATGTCTCAGCCCGGAAGGTGCTCCTTGCTCGCGAAGGGGCTGATGGGAACCTGCCCTTCATCAAGCTTAGTGACCCTGGGGTCAGCCCTGCTGTGCTAAGCCTGGAGA tgctcACAGACAGGATCCCATGGGTGGCCCCTGAGTGTCTCCTGGAGCCCCGGACACTCGGCTTGGAAGCTGACAAGTGGGGTTTTGGTGCCACAGTCTGGGAGGTGTTCAGCGGGATCCCGATACCCATCAGCACCCTGGATCCTGCCAAG AAGCTTCAATTTTATAAAGAACAGCAGCAGCTCCCTGCCCCCAAGTGGATGGAGCTCGCCATGCTGATCCAACAGTGCATGGCCTACGAGGCAGGCCAGAGGCCCTCCTTCCGTGCCATCATCCGCGACCTGAACAGCCTCATCACTTCAG ATTATGAGCTCCTCTCAGACCCCACACCTGGTGCCTTGACGCCCCGTGATGGGCTATGGAATGGCGCCCAGCTCTACGCCTACCAAGACCCTACTATTTTCGAGGAGAGACACCTCAAGTACATCTCACAGCTGGGCAAG GGCAACTTTGGCAGCGTGGAACTGTGCCGCTATGACCCGCTGGGTGACAACACAGGCGCCCTAGTGGCAGTGAAGCAGCTGCAGCACAGCGGGCCAGACCAGCAGAGGGACTTCCAGAGGGAGATCCAGACCCTCAAAGCCCTCCACAGTGACTTCATTGTCAAGTACCGCGGTGTCAGCTATGGCCCAG cctcccctcccatcACCTAG